In Sporosarcina psychrophila, a genomic segment contains:
- the ric gene encoding iron-sulfur cluster repair di-iron protein — protein sequence MSRLTLDTQVCDIVTELPQSADLFRSLRIDFCCGGKIALKDAAKERKLNPEEVLNSVKKIEEKREQQSGIDPTSFGSKTLVSYIQEKYHTGLREELPLLAPYITKVARVHGENHPHLLRVQEIFKELRSELLDHTADEDANVFPLILEFLENPTPELKEKVKPLVTELEQEHEHAGKLLFEIRDLTNNFTLPDEACGTYRLVYARLAQLEKDTFEHVHLENNNLFDRVRVAL from the coding sequence ATGAGTCGACTAACACTTGATACACAAGTTTGTGATATCGTCACGGAGCTCCCTCAAAGTGCTGATTTGTTTAGAAGTTTGCGCATCGATTTCTGTTGCGGTGGAAAAATTGCTCTTAAAGATGCAGCTAAAGAACGAAAACTCAATCCTGAAGAGGTTCTAAATAGTGTCAAAAAAATAGAGGAGAAACGCGAGCAGCAAAGTGGCATCGATCCAACGTCATTCGGTTCAAAAACGCTCGTCTCCTATATTCAAGAAAAGTATCATACTGGGCTACGGGAAGAATTACCGCTTCTCGCACCGTACATTACAAAGGTTGCCCGTGTCCATGGAGAAAATCATCCGCATCTACTTCGCGTTCAAGAGATTTTTAAAGAATTACGAAGTGAACTTCTTGATCACACGGCAGACGAAGATGCCAACGTATTTCCGCTAATTCTGGAGTTTTTAGAAAATCCTACACCTGAATTGAAAGAAAAGGTTAAGCCGCTTGTAACGGAACTTGAGCAAGAGCACGAACACGCAGGTAAATTATTATTTGAAATACGTGATCTAACGAATAATTTCACGCTACCAGACGAAGCCTGTGGAACGTATAGACTCGTGTACGCACGTCTTGCACAACTTGAAAAAGACACATTTGAACATGTCCATCTCGAAAATAACAACTTATTCGACCGTGTCCGGGTCGCACTGTGA